The following proteins are co-located in the Haliotis asinina isolate JCU_RB_2024 chromosome 13, JCU_Hal_asi_v2, whole genome shotgun sequence genome:
- the LOC137259608 gene encoding multiple epidermal growth factor-like domains protein 10, which translates to MCPALTVSKVSINAGNCNDNQHCSDRDRYTGHCETECSGGYFGLKCKSVCSKNCRLGKCHLSTTGNDDCTDGCVPGYQGTSCNIPCDSPGDNCTVCPGGCDGGYCQLGSSCVSGCVDSYHGTRCKSCSSRCKSCNRITGTCAECHTPNFGPACEYSCANCVGSCKFGCLHGCVQGYYGYVCDRKCSANCLHLPNTTQHSVGDRTSSLSECHQRNGVCVHGCADSWYGPQCSHQCNANCLIDICSAVGDCVDGCKDGWYGRQCSSPCNANCMHDRCRSTGDCADGCIGGYVGDDCATCKTGFYGESCNHTCNVCRHGLCDQMTGICISGCNTTAHDCQLACRNSCTIVDCITGSCHQGYDSSPSTVIMVAATTSSAVLVIFILIASCLCYRRCSGTASNNDADPAEATPSSMDCQTLMDYCEVTDEDVDRARAAKKQEEIEMLCAMPVLADYFHSAAGDVDSDTYTTLLPGVDDIKTELISSTLPNNFNTRQSLIHNLSPKHNPSQSLRHNPSPRHNPSQSLRHNPSHSLRHNPSHSLRHNLSPSVKHPPSHNPSLRHSSTSSHIPSPRHDPSPRHNNSTRHNSSPRHNPTPRRNPSSRHNPSLTRNPSPRYSNSSRRNPSPRHIPSSTTPVKDIAPTPHITPVPVTNQVPDTTPVQDTTPVSGTTPDPDLTPTPHQPQNQTHIQPQTQPSARHNPSPRQNPSSRDYPSLRHNLHPRYNLQTYLLPQAKTHPSPRPNNTHMSLVGADWAYFRFHVSIASLYILNTLGHRHLHKLN; encoded by the exons ATGTGTCCTGCCTTGACTGTTTCAAAAGTGTCCATCAACG CTGGTAACTGCAATGACAACCAACACTGCTCCGACCGCGACAGGTACACCGGGCACTGTGAGACGGAGTGTAGTGGCGGGTATTTCGGTTTGAAGTGCAAGTCGGTCTGCAGCAAGAACTGTCGACTCGGTAAATGTCACCTATCCACCACAGGCAACGACGACTGCACCGACGGCTGTGTCCCGGGATACCAGGGTACTAGCTGCAACATACCCTGTGACAGTCCAGGAGATAACTGTACCGTATGTCCAGGTGGTTGTGATGGAGGATATTGTCAGCTGGGCTCATCCTGTGTGTCTGGATGTGTGGACTCCTACCACGGGACTAGATGTAAGTCGTGTTCCAGTAGATGTAAGTCCTGCAACAGGATCACAGGAACTTGCGCTGAATGTCACACACCAAACTTCGGCCCGGCCTGTGAGTACTCCTGTGCCAACTGCGTGGGTTCCTGCAAGTTTGGATGTCTTCACGGGTGCGTCCAAGGCTACTACGGGTATGTGTGTGATAGAAAGTGCAGTGCCAACTGTCTCCACCTGCCAAACACAACCCAACACTCTGTCGGAGACAGGACGTCCTCACTTTCTGAGTGTCATCAGAGGAACGGTGTATGCGTTCATGGGTGCGCCGACAGCTGGTACGGCCCACAGTGTTCCCACCAGTGTAACGCCAACTGCCTCATCGACATATGCAGCGCTGTTGGAGACTGCGTCGACGGATGTAAAGATGGCTGGTACGGTCGGCAGTGTTCCTCACCTTGTAACGCCAACTGCATGCACGACAGATGCAGATCCACAGGCGACTGCGCCGACGGCTGTATAGGTGGGTATGTGGGGGATGATTGTGCAACATGTAAGACGGGGTTCTATGGGGAGTCCTGCAACCACACGTGTAATGTGTGTCGCCATGGACTGTGTGACCAGATGACTGGTATCTGCATCAGCGGCTGCAACACCACCGCTCACGACTGTCAGCTCGCCTGCAGGAACAGCTGCACCATAGTCGACTGCATCACAGGATCCTGCCATCAAG GCTACGACAGCAGTCCCTCCACCGTTATAATGGTAGCGGCAACAACATCTTCCGCCGTCCTCGTCATCTTCATCCTGATTGCAAGCTGTCTCTGTTATAGAAGGTGTTCcggaacagccag CAACAATGACGCTGACCCAGCAGAAGCCACGCCCTCGTCCATGGACTGCCAGACGTTGATGGACTACTGTGAGGTCACTGATGAAGACGTTGACAGAGCACGTGCAGCGAAGAAGCAGGAAGAAATAGAGATGTTGTGTGCAATGCCTGTGTTGGCCGACTACTTCCACAGCGCAGCAGGCGACGTTGATTCCGACACATACACCACCCTGTTACCTGGCGTTGACGACATAAaaactgaa CTCATCTCCAGCACGCTTCCCAACAACTTCAACACCAGACAGAGTCTCATACACAACCTCAGCCCCAAACACAACCCCAGTCAGAGTCTCAGACACAACCCCAGCCCCAGACACAACCCCAGTCAGAGTCTCAGACACAACCCCAGCCACAGTCTCAGACACAACCCCAGCCACAGTCTCAGACACAACCTCAGTCCCAGTGTAAAGCACCCTCCCTCACATAATCCCAGTCTCAGACACAGCTCCACTTCCTCACACATCCCCAGTCCCAGACATGACCCCAGTCCAAGACATAACAACAGCACCAGACACAACTCCAGCCCCAGACACAACCCCACTCCCAGACGCAACCCCAGTTCCAGACATAACCCCAGTCTCACACGTAACCCCAGTCCCAGATATAGCAACAGTTCCAGACGAAATCCCAGTCCCAGACATATCCCCAGTTCCACAACCCCAGTTAAAGATATAGCCCCAACTCCACATATAACCCCAGTACCGGTCACAAACCAAGTCCCAGATACAACCCCAGTCCAAGACACAACCCCAGTTTCAGGCACAACCCCAGACCCAGATCTAACACCAACCCCACACCAACCCCAGAACCAGACACACATCCAGCCCCAGACACAACCCAGTGCGAGACATAACCCCAGTCCCAGACAAAACCCCAGCTCCAGAGACTATCCCAGCCTCAGACACAACCTACATCCCAGATACAACCTCCAGACATACCTCCTGCCACAGGCTAAGACGCATCCCAGCCCTAggcccaacaacacacacatgtcCTTAGTCGGAGCTGATTGGGCG